From a single Flavobacterium sp. genomic region:
- a CDS encoding ATP-dependent Clp protease adaptor ClpS, with protein MSTIEKIQEKVLVEEAVSINNEIVLHNDDVNTFDHVIDTLIRVCNHEELQAEQCALLVHYKGRCTVKTGSFDELKPQCSALLDAGLSAEII; from the coding sequence ATGAGTACGATAGAGAAAATACAAGAAAAAGTTTTAGTAGAAGAAGCGGTAAGCATCAATAATGAGATTGTATTACATAATGATGATGTTAACACATTTGATCACGTAATTGATACCTTAATAAGAGTTTGTAATCACGAAGAATTACAAGCTGAACAATGCGCTTTATTAGTACATTATAAAGGAAGATGTACTGTTAAAACAGGCTCGTTTGACGAATTAAAGCCGCAATGCTCTGCATTATTAGATGCTGGATTAAGTGCTGAAATTATATAA
- a CDS encoding porin, whose protein sequence is MKKILIFLFFSINTISFAQEVKVTTKDNDLKLDALPYYSFGKGVGITSPDSLFQLNIRFRMQNRVTFIQNESESAAYSGEIRRLRLRFDGYVGNPHFLYVIQLSFAPGDVGEVQDGENINIIRDAAIFYRPNKHWSFLFGQTKLPGNRQRVNSSGAIQLTDRSINNARFTIDRDFGFQAYYLNEKKDKFSYNVKTAVSTGEGRNWTKSADDGVALTGKLELMPLGSFKKDGTNFEGDVAREEKPRLLLSGAFHQNNLARRTQGQLGNDLFEQKTMKSVLLDAMLKYNGWAFMSSYMSRSAKNPIAFNPEDITEFNYVPVGSGMDYQLSYVFPTNYEIIGRFSTQKMHEDIKALTPDSKQYSIGVTKYLWEHAFKLQGEITLSDLDYFNGTNKQNWYVRFQIEIGI, encoded by the coding sequence ATGAAAAAAATATTAATTTTCTTATTCTTTTCCATAAACACTATTAGTTTTGCTCAAGAGGTAAAAGTCACCACAAAAGATAATGATTTAAAATTAGATGCCCTTCCTTATTATAGTTTTGGAAAAGGGGTAGGAATAACATCACCTGATAGTTTATTTCAGTTAAATATTCGCTTTAGAATGCAAAACCGTGTGACATTTATTCAAAATGAAAGTGAAAGTGCTGCATATTCGGGAGAGATTAGACGATTACGTTTGCGTTTTGATGGATATGTTGGAAATCCACATTTTTTATACGTAATTCAATTATCTTTTGCGCCTGGTGATGTGGGTGAAGTTCAAGATGGTGAAAATATTAATATTATTCGTGATGCGGCTATTTTTTATCGACCAAATAAACATTGGAGTTTTCTTTTTGGGCAAACCAAACTCCCAGGTAATCGACAACGTGTAAATTCCTCTGGGGCAATACAATTAACAGATCGAAGTATTAATAATGCACGATTTACAATTGATAGAGATTTTGGTTTTCAAGCCTATTATTTGAATGAAAAGAAAGATAAATTTTCATATAATGTCAAAACAGCTGTTTCAACGGGTGAAGGAAGAAACTGGACAAAATCGGCGGATGATGGTGTTGCTTTAACCGGAAAATTAGAGTTAATGCCTTTGGGTTCTTTCAAAAAAGATGGAACTAATTTTGAAGGAGATGTTGCTCGTGAAGAAAAACCAAGATTATTATTATCGGGTGCATTTCATCAAAATAATTTAGCTAGAAGAACACAAGGTCAACTTGGAAATGATTTATTTGAACAAAAAACAATGAAATCGGTTTTATTAGATGCCATGTTAAAATATAATGGTTGGGCATTTATGTCAAGTTATATGTCGCGTTCAGCAAAGAATCCAATTGCATTTAATCCTGAAGACATCACAGAATTTAATTATGTACCAGTAGGAAGCGGAATGGATTACCAATTAAGTTATGTTTTTCCAACTAATTACGAAATAATAGGCCGTTTTTCTACTCAAAAAATGCATGAAGACATTAAAGCTTTAACTCCTGATTCTAAGCAATATTCCATAGGTGTTACTAAATATTTATGGGAACATGCGTTCAAATTACAAGGAGAAATAACTTTATCGGATTTAGATTATTTTAATGGAACTAACAAACAAAATTGGTATGTTCGTTTTCAAATAGAAATCGGAATCTAA
- a CDS encoding PH domain-containing protein yields MNEFTNNSIDITQLPKFEEVHLKGLNSKYVTVLLFNFLLLFILVIGGFSALFYFKQDAFSYPIWTAIFVGILVVLVGLIFFTKLGFNKKGYAFREHDAIYKSGLISETTTIIPFNRVQHVALHQGFISRKLGLASIELFTAGGSSSDLEIPGLLLSDAQSIKNLVSQKINPPKVEEVVESKSNESFLTTENE; encoded by the coding sequence ATGAACGAATTCACAAATAATTCCATCGATATTACCCAACTTCCGAAGTTTGAAGAAGTGCATTTAAAAGGATTAAATTCCAAGTATGTTACCGTTTTACTTTTTAATTTTTTATTGCTTTTCATATTGGTAATTGGAGGATTTTCAGCTTTGTTTTATTTCAAACAAGATGCATTTTCGTATCCAATTTGGACAGCAATTTTTGTTGGAATTTTAGTTGTTCTTGTGGGGTTAATTTTTTTTACTAAGCTAGGTTTTAATAAAAAAGGCTACGCATTTAGAGAACACGATGCCATTTATAAATCGGGATTAATTTCTGAAACCACTACAATTATTCCTTTTAATAGAGTACAACATGTAGCTTTGCATCAAGGGTTTATATCTCGAAAATTAGGTTTGGCTTCCATCGAATTATTTACTGCTGGAGGGAGTAGTTCCGATTTAGAAATACCAGGGTTACTATTGTCTGATGCTCAAAGTATTAAAAATTTAGTTTCTCAAAAAATAAATCCTCCCAAAGTGGAAGAAGTCGTAGAATCAAAATCAAACGAATCATTTTTAACAACTGAAAATGAATAA
- a CDS encoding serine hydrolase domain-containing protein: MLNKIIFVSLTLLLFSCRETPDKAKESTIKDKEGNVSEFAVNFSPLTTIYKKRMGNEMEAFYDSKFNSKDFSGSFLVAKNGEILYENYSGFAYKEKGDSIKQDTPLHIASVSKVITAVTLLKLVDSKKLKLDDFVTTILPEFPHENTTVRMLLNHRSGLRNYAYFTDDKGVWDKKKTLTNQDVLTLLATKNIGLESKPGTRFGYCNTNYALLALIIEKVTKKTYPKVLQELIFDPLGMKNTFVFDDLTKQDDVSQSYKNNYLRLAFEFLDQVYGDKNIYSTPRDLLQFDLALYSEKFLSKAMKEEMFKGYSYERKGTKNYGLGIRMLEFETGQQYFFHNGWWHGNTSSYVTLQKDSVTIIAISNRFSRKPYQTKRLAPRFGDYPFKFNDEEGE; the protein is encoded by the coding sequence ATGTTGAATAAAATAATATTTGTAAGCCTAACATTATTATTATTTAGTTGTCGTGAAACACCTGACAAAGCGAAAGAATCCACCATTAAAGATAAGGAAGGAAATGTGTCTGAATTTGCCGTAAATTTTTCACCACTTACCACTATTTATAAAAAAAGAATGGGAAATGAAATGGAGGCTTTTTATGATTCGAAATTCAATTCAAAAGATTTTAGTGGTTCGTTTTTAGTTGCCAAAAATGGAGAAATACTCTATGAAAATTACTCTGGTTTTGCTTATAAAGAAAAAGGTGATTCGATTAAACAAGATACACCATTACATATAGCTTCTGTAAGTAAAGTTATAACGGCTGTTACGTTATTAAAATTAGTTGATTCAAAAAAATTAAAATTAGATGATTTTGTGACAACAATTCTACCCGAATTTCCGCATGAAAATACTACGGTTAGAATGCTCTTAAATCATAGAAGTGGATTACGAAATTACGCCTATTTTACAGATGATAAAGGCGTTTGGGATAAAAAGAAAACTTTAACCAATCAAGATGTTTTAACTTTACTGGCTACGAAAAATATTGGCTTAGAATCCAAACCAGGAACTCGTTTTGGGTATTGTAACACCAATTATGCTTTATTAGCCTTAATTATAGAAAAAGTAACGAAAAAGACTTATCCCAAAGTACTTCAAGAACTAATTTTTGATCCCCTTGGAATGAAAAATACCTTTGTTTTTGATGATCTTACAAAACAAGATGACGTTAGTCAGTCCTATAAAAATAATTATTTACGTTTGGCTTTTGAATTTTTAGACCAAGTGTATGGTGATAAAAACATTTATTCAACACCTCGCGATTTGCTTCAATTTGATTTGGCTTTGTATTCGGAAAAATTCTTAAGCAAAGCTATGAAGGAGGAAATGTTTAAAGGATATAGTTATGAAAGAAAAGGAACCAAAAACTATGGTTTAGGTATTCGCATGTTAGAATTTGAAACCGGTCAACAGTATTTCTTTCATAATGGTTGGTGGCATGGTAATACTTCCTCTTATGTAACCTTACAAAAAGACTCCGTAACTATAATTGCAATCTCGAATAGATTTTCGAGAAAACCATATCAAACCAAACGATTGGCTCCAAGATTTGGCGATTATCCGTTTAAATTTAATGATGAAGAAGGCGAATAA
- a CDS encoding S1 RNA-binding domain-containing protein yields MLHIGEFNTLKILRDTKVGLFLGSEETQEDDVLLPNKYVPKEFSIGDDLTVFVYLDHEERPVATTLKPYVKLNEFAHLKVNYINKFGAFLDWGLEKDLFVPFKEQARPMEEGKRYLIYMHMDDKTNRLVASSRTNKYLSNENLELEKNEEVDILISHITEGGINCIINQKHKGLAYKNEVYDDVKPGMKTKGYIKNIRPDGKIDVMLRKVGVEAIEPSSKIILEELKANRGFLRLTDNSHPEDIKTVLKMSKKNFKKAVGSLYKQQLIEIKEDGIYLV; encoded by the coding sequence ATGTTACATATAGGAGAGTTCAATACGTTAAAAATACTTAGAGATACTAAAGTTGGTTTGTTTTTAGGAAGTGAAGAAACTCAAGAAGACGATGTTTTATTACCTAATAAATATGTACCCAAAGAATTTTCTATTGGAGATGATTTGACTGTATTCGTGTATTTAGATCATGAAGAGCGTCCCGTAGCAACAACTCTTAAGCCCTATGTCAAATTGAATGAATTTGCACATTTAAAAGTAAACTACATCAATAAATTTGGTGCTTTTTTAGATTGGGGATTAGAGAAAGATTTGTTTGTTCCTTTTAAAGAACAAGCGCGACCAATGGAAGAAGGAAAGCGTTATTTGATTTATATGCATATGGATGACAAAACGAATCGTTTAGTAGCATCGAGTAGAACAAATAAATATTTATCTAACGAAAATTTAGAGTTAGAGAAAAATGAAGAAGTTGATATTTTAATTTCACATATTACCGAAGGTGGAATTAATTGTATTATCAATCAAAAACACAAAGGGTTAGCTTATAAAAATGAAGTTTACGATGATGTAAAACCAGGAATGAAAACGAAAGGCTACATTAAAAACATTCGACCTGATGGGAAAATTGATGTGATGCTACGTAAGGTAGGAGTAGAGGCCATTGAACCATCTTCAAAAATAATTTTAGAAGAGTTGAAAGCCAATCGTGGCTTCTTACGATTAACCGATAATTCTCATCCAGAAGATATTAAAACGGTATTGAAAATGAGTAAAAAGAATTTCAAAAAGGCCGTTGGAAGTTTATACAAACAACAATTGATTGAAATTAAAGAAGACGGAATTTATTTAGTGTAA
- the prmA gene encoding 50S ribosomal protein L11 methyltransferase: MSNIYIGYHFQINPLELGSEILIAELGEKAFESFIETETGISAYVQKELWSENILEDIQILDNSEFNISYTFEEIEQVNWNEEWEKNFEAIEVDGKCHVRAPFHEKTNAEYDIVIEPKMSFGTGHHETTHMMIQHILETDFTNKKTLDMGCGTAILAILAEMKGAQPIDAIDIDNWCYLNSIENAERNNCKHISVYEGDASLLAGKKYDIIIANINRNILLNDMQQYVDCLNTNGILFLSGFYTEDIPVISENCTSKGLSYVKQFERNNWVALKFVK; encoded by the coding sequence ATGTCAAACATATATATTGGATATCATTTCCAAATTAATCCGCTAGAATTAGGTAGCGAAATCTTAATTGCTGAATTAGGCGAAAAAGCGTTTGAAAGCTTTATTGAAACTGAAACTGGAATTTCTGCTTATGTTCAAAAAGAGTTGTGGAGTGAGAATATCTTAGAGGATATTCAAATTTTAGATAATTCCGAATTTAACATCAGTTATACTTTTGAAGAAATTGAGCAAGTAAATTGGAATGAAGAATGGGAAAAAAACTTTGAAGCTATTGAAGTTGATGGTAAATGTCATGTAAGAGCTCCTTTTCATGAAAAAACTAATGCCGAATACGATATAGTAATTGAACCCAAAATGAGTTTTGGAACGGGTCACCATGAAACAACTCACATGATGATTCAACATATTTTAGAAACAGATTTTACCAATAAAAAAACATTAGACATGGGTTGCGGAACTGCCATTTTAGCCATTTTAGCCGAAATGAAAGGTGCACAACCTATTGATGCAATTGATATTGACAATTGGTGTTATTTAAACTCCATTGAAAATGCAGAACGTAATAATTGCAAGCATATTTCGGTTTATGAAGGTGATGCATCTTTATTAGCTGGTAAAAAATACGATATTATTATTGCCAACATTAATCGTAATATTTTACTAAACGATATGCAGCAATATGTAGATTGTTTAAACACAAATGGAATTTTATTCTTAAGTGGATTTTACACTGAAGATATTCCTGTAATTTCAGAAAATTGTACATCGAAAGGATTATCCTATGTAAAACAATTTGAACGCAACAATTGGGTAGCTTTGAAATTTGTTAAATAG
- a CDS encoding PH domain-containing protein, translating into MNNLVDFSQPQRQSLPGILVMFANSLQKTIRALWPMLILWIVRFDSLNKIIFFGSIAAAVVLIGVISYLQYLFFTFHIDEENNEFVIQKGVFNKTRITIQLHKIQQVNINQSLIQRLVGVHKLEIDTAGSDKKEASISAISHELATILKERLINHSQQETIVDSEKVAIEESPSSFIKIGLLSLVKIGFTSNYIKSFALIFVFFTTIVENLQQLNKEVIDEDKVTNYIDEMPIITSFLVIAGFFIGLILIVNLVRTILKYFDFTIQKSKQAIILSYGLLSTKNTLLNPNKVQKIKITQNYFQKKLDVTTIGVHQASSDVEKVKEKDQIEVPGCNERERNAILILLLGQLPKKGTQYLPNWRKLAVNTFFFLLVPILITLFLNYSTEFVTWTVWLIYTSIFCVFAGIMLWFSFKNYKLFVSNDFIIKQNGAWDIDTTIIEPYKIQAIETQQFFWQKATNIGSVTLSTAGGTVSFTTANYSEIKELVNYWLYEVETWEKNWM; encoded by the coding sequence ATGAATAATTTAGTTGATTTTTCACAACCACAACGTCAATCGCTTCCTGGAATTTTGGTAATGTTTGCCAATTCCTTGCAGAAGACGATTCGTGCTTTGTGGCCGATGTTGATTCTTTGGATAGTACGATTTGATTCCTTAAATAAAATTATCTTTTTCGGTAGTATTGCAGCGGCTGTTGTTTTGATAGGAGTAATTTCTTATTTACAGTATTTGTTTTTTACATTTCATATAGATGAAGAAAATAACGAATTTGTAATTCAAAAAGGTGTTTTTAATAAAACGAGAATTACTATTCAATTGCATAAAATTCAGCAAGTTAACATTAATCAAAGTTTAATTCAGCGATTAGTAGGGGTTCATAAACTAGAAATTGATACGGCAGGAAGCGATAAAAAAGAAGCGTCTATTAGTGCTATTTCTCATGAATTAGCAACCATTCTAAAAGAACGATTAATTAATCATTCGCAACAAGAAACGATTGTCGATTCTGAAAAAGTTGCTATTGAAGAAAGTCCGTCTTCTTTTATCAAAATTGGTTTATTGAGTTTGGTAAAGATTGGTTTCACATCAAATTATATCAAAAGTTTTGCCTTGATTTTTGTTTTTTTTACAACAATTGTAGAAAACCTTCAACAGTTAAATAAAGAAGTTATCGATGAAGATAAAGTGACTAATTATATTGACGAAATGCCAATTATCACTTCGTTTTTAGTTATTGCAGGTTTTTTTATTGGACTTATTTTAATTGTAAATTTAGTTCGAACAATTTTAAAATATTTCGATTTTACTATTCAAAAAAGTAAGCAAGCAATTATTTTATCTTACGGATTACTATCCACCAAAAATACTTTGTTGAATCCGAATAAAGTCCAAAAAATTAAGATTACACAAAACTATTTTCAAAAAAAGTTAGATGTTACCACTATTGGTGTTCATCAAGCCTCTAGCGATGTTGAAAAAGTAAAAGAAAAAGACCAAATAGAAGTTCCTGGTTGTAATGAAAGGGAACGCAATGCAATTTTAATATTACTATTAGGTCAACTGCCCAAAAAAGGAACCCAATATTTGCCCAATTGGAGAAAATTAGCAGTAAATACTTTTTTCTTTTTACTTGTTCCAATTTTGATAACGTTATTCCTAAATTATAGCACTGAATTCGTAACATGGACAGTATGGTTAATTTACACTTCTATATTCTGTGTATTTGCAGGAATTATGTTATGGTTTTCATTTAAAAATTATAAACTTTTTGTTTCCAATGATTTCATCATCAAGCAAAATGGAGCTTGGGATATTGATACCACAATTATAGAACCATATAAAATTCAAGCCATCGAAACCCAACAATTTTTCTGGCAAAAAGCAACGAATATTGGTTCGGTAACTTTATCAACTGCTGGTGGAACTGTTAGTTTTACCACAGCAAATTATTCCGAAATCAAGGAATTGGTGAATTATTGGTTATACGAAGTAGAAACTTGGGAAAAGAATTGGATGTAA
- a CDS encoding C1 family peptidase produces MKNLYIGLLFASGLFTASAQNYEFQDVIDVERLPVISQDNTGTCWSFSTSSFLESEIIRLTGKKIDLSEIFQARTTYLTKADNYVMRQGKANFSEGALAHDVINSLTKYGLVPNSIYDGLNDGTTKHNHAEMVAVLEAMLKTYVENPGKKLSSNWKQAINAVLDIYLGSIPTKFEYEGKNYTPKSFAEFAQIKPENYITLTSFTHEANYKSFILNIPDNFSNGSMYNLPLNEFIANIDSALANGYSLSLDCDVSEPTFSGKYGIAFVPVNDEDIKTGLAEIITEKNITPEYRQQEFENLSTTDDHLMHIVGKVKDQKGNIYYKVKNSWGTDEKKVANRGYVYISVAYMKLKAISVMVHKDGISKETKKKLGL; encoded by the coding sequence ATGAAAAACCTATATATCGGATTGCTGTTTGCATCTGGACTATTTACAGCTTCAGCTCAAAACTATGAATTTCAAGATGTTATTGATGTTGAACGCTTACCTGTAATCTCTCAAGATAATACAGGAACGTGTTGGAGTTTCTCTACATCTTCCTTTTTAGAATCGGAAATTATACGCTTAACAGGAAAGAAAATCGACCTTTCAGAAATATTTCAAGCCAGAACCACTTATTTGACTAAAGCCGATAACTACGTAATGCGTCAAGGAAAAGCTAATTTTAGTGAAGGTGCTTTGGCACACGATGTAATTAATAGTCTGACAAAATATGGGTTAGTTCCAAATAGTATTTATGACGGATTGAACGATGGAACAACCAAACATAACCATGCCGAAATGGTCGCCGTTTTAGAAGCGATGTTAAAAACGTATGTAGAAAATCCAGGTAAGAAATTATCATCAAACTGGAAACAAGCCATTAATGCCGTTTTAGATATTTATTTAGGAAGTATTCCGACTAAATTTGAATACGAAGGAAAAAATTATACGCCAAAATCATTTGCCGAATTTGCTCAAATTAAACCTGAAAATTATATTACATTGACTTCGTTTACGCATGAAGCAAATTACAAATCATTCATTTTGAATATTCCTGATAATTTTTCAAACGGAAGTATGTATAATTTGCCTTTAAACGAATTCATTGCAAATATAGATAGTGCCTTGGCAAATGGTTATTCGCTTTCTTTAGATTGTGATGTTTCTGAACCAACATTTTCTGGAAAATATGGTATTGCTTTTGTTCCAGTAAATGATGAAGATATCAAAACAGGTTTAGCTGAAATTATCACTGAAAAAAATATTACGCCTGAATATCGCCAACAAGAATTTGAAAATCTGTCTACTACCGATGACCATCTAATGCACATTGTTGGAAAAGTGAAAGATCAAAAAGGTAATATATACTATAAAGTAAAAAATTCATGGGGAACTGATGAAAAGAAAGTGGCCAATAGAGGTTATGTATATATCAGTGTAGCTTATATGAAATTAAAAGCAATTTCTGTAATGGTTCACAAAGATGGAATTTCAAAAGAAACAAAGAAAAAATTAGGTTTATAG
- the sucD gene encoding succinate--CoA ligase subunit alpha, whose protein sequence is MSVLVNKDSKIIVQGFTGSEGTFHASQMIEYGTNVVGGVTPGKGGSTHLDRPVFNTVKDAVEKAGADTSIIFVPPAFAADAIMEAAEAGIKVIICITEGIPVADMIKAYDYIKGKDCRLVGPNCPGVITPEEAKVGIMPGFVFKKGTVGIVSKSGTLTYEAADQVVKQGLGITTAIGIGGDPIIGTTTKEAVELLMNDPETEIIIMIGEIGGQLEADAAKWVRADGNRKPVVGFIAGETAPKGRTMGHAGAIVGGADDTAEAKKRIMRENGIHVVDSPAEIGKKVKEVLG, encoded by the coding sequence ATGAGCGTTTTAGTAAATAAAGATTCAAAAATAATTGTACAAGGATTTACAGGGAGTGAAGGAACTTTTCACGCTTCTCAAATGATCGAATACGGAACAAATGTTGTAGGTGGTGTAACTCCTGGAAAAGGCGGTTCAACACATTTAGACAGACCTGTTTTTAACACAGTAAAAGATGCTGTTGAAAAAGCGGGCGCTGATACTTCAATTATTTTTGTTCCGCCAGCATTTGCTGCTGATGCAATTATGGAAGCTGCTGAAGCTGGTATCAAAGTAATTATTTGTATTACTGAAGGTATTCCTGTGGCAGATATGATTAAAGCATATGATTACATTAAAGGAAAAGATTGTCGTTTAGTAGGTCCTAATTGTCCTGGTGTTATTACTCCAGAAGAAGCTAAAGTTGGTATTATGCCAGGTTTCGTTTTCAAAAAAGGAACAGTTGGAATTGTATCTAAATCAGGTACTTTAACATATGAAGCTGCTGACCAAGTAGTAAAACAAGGATTAGGAATCACTACAGCTATTGGAATTGGTGGTGATCCAATTATTGGAACTACAACTAAAGAAGCTGTTGAATTATTAATGAACGATCCTGAAACTGAAATCATCATCATGATTGGTGAAATTGGGGGTCAATTAGAAGCAGACGCTGCTAAATGGGTAAGAGCTGACGGAAATCGCAAACCAGTTGTTGGATTCATCGCAGGAGAAACTGCTCCTAAAGGAAGAACAATGGGTCATGCAGGTGCAATTGTAGGTGGTGCTGATGATACAGCAGAAGCTAAAAAACGCATCATGAGAGAAAATGGAATTCACGTTGTAGATTCTCCAGCTGAAATTGGTAAAAAAGTAAAAGAAGTTTTAGGTTAA
- a CDS encoding 1,4-dihydroxy-2-naphthoyl-CoA synthase yields MSNINWKTVREFEDITYKKCDGVARIAFNRPDVRNAFRPKTTKELIEAFYDAQEDTSIGVVLLSAEGPSSKDGIWSFCSGGDQKARGHQGYVGEDGYHRLNILEVQRMIRFMPKAVICVVPGWAVGGGHSLHVVCDLTLASKEHAIFKQTDADVTSFDGGYGSAYLAKMVGQKKAREIFFLGRNYSAQDAFEMGMVNAVIPHAELEDTAYEWAQEILAKSPTSIKMLKFAMNLTDDGMVGQQVFAGEATRLAYMTDEAKEGRDAFLEKRKPNFEKKYLP; encoded by the coding sequence ATGAGCAATATCAATTGGAAAACTGTAAGAGAATTTGAAGATATTACCTATAAAAAATGTGATGGCGTTGCTAGAATTGCCTTCAACCGACCTGATGTTAGAAATGCCTTTCGTCCGAAAACGACAAAGGAATTAATAGAAGCATTTTACGATGCACAAGAAGATACATCAATAGGAGTAGTGTTGCTTTCTGCTGAAGGACCAAGTTCAAAAGACGGCATTTGGAGTTTTTGTAGTGGTGGCGACCAAAAAGCGCGTGGTCACCAAGGTTATGTTGGAGAAGATGGTTACCATAGATTAAACATTTTAGAGGTACAACGTATGATTCGTTTTATGCCAAAAGCGGTGATTTGTGTAGTCCCAGGTTGGGCTGTTGGTGGCGGACATTCGCTTCATGTGGTTTGTGATTTAACGTTAGCGAGTAAAGAACACGCAATTTTCAAACAAACCGATGCGGATGTAACTAGTTTTGATGGTGGTTACGGTTCGGCTTATTTAGCTAAAATGGTGGGACAAAAGAAAGCAAGAGAAATTTTCTTTTTAGGAAGAAATTATTCAGCACAAGATGCTTTTGAAATGGGTATGGTAAATGCCGTAATTCCTCATGCTGAATTAGAAGACACTGCGTATGAATGGGCGCAAGAAATTCTAGCAAAATCACCAACCTCCATTAAAATGCTAAAATTTGCTATGAATTTAACCGATGATGGCATGGTAGGACAACAAGTTTTCGCAGGTGAAGCCACTCGTTTAGCATATATGACAGACGAAGCCAAAGAGGGAAGAGATGCGTTCTTAGAAAAACGTAAGCCAAATTTTGAAAAGAAATATTTACCATAA
- a CDS encoding nuclear transport factor 2 family protein has product MTNREKIEFLYKEDGIRDKLFLNSLIHDDFKLEWDSSSGNSILDKNFILNLSDEINANYEISYFEISHLIEENNQLVVKYNHKVATIENPKEIMLIAKVVAIWTFQDEKIINGYLISKPS; this is encoded by the coding sequence ATGACAAATAGAGAGAAAATCGAATTTTTGTACAAGGAGGATGGCATCAGAGATAAACTGTTTTTAAATTCCTTAATACATGATGATTTTAAATTAGAATGGGATAGTTCTTCTGGTAATTCTATTTTGGATAAAAATTTTATTTTAAATTTAAGTGATGAAATTAACGCTAACTACGAAATCTCCTACTTTGAAATTTCGCACTTAATTGAAGAAAATAATCAGTTGGTTGTTAAGTATAACCACAAAGTTGCAACTATTGAAAATCCAAAAGAAATAATGTTGATAGCAAAAGTTGTTGCAATTTGGACTTTTCAAGACGAAAAAATTATTAATGGATATCTAATTAGCAAACCTAGTTAA
- a CDS encoding PH domain-containing protein produces MIFKSAISKLNKYIYVGVIVFLLLLTIPAFFEDSIEPFLALFSIHFLVIVFLIWMYKTTFYKIENTILFWKSGPFYGKIEITKINKIEYHSGIIVPTIWKPALSHNGIIITYNKYDDIYISPEKQDKFIATLQALNPNITIKNTPYVE; encoded by the coding sequence ATGATTTTTAAATCGGCAATAAGTAAATTGAATAAGTACATTTATGTAGGAGTAATTGTTTTTTTGTTACTCCTAACAATTCCTGCTTTTTTTGAAGATTCTATCGAACCATTTTTAGCTCTATTTTCAATACATTTTTTAGTGATTGTATTTTTAATTTGGATGTATAAAACTACTTTTTACAAGATAGAAAACACAATTTTATTTTGGAAATCGGGTCCCTTTTACGGAAAAATTGAAATTACTAAAATCAATAAAATTGAATATCACTCGGGAATAATTGTTCCAACTATTTGGAAACCAGCATTAAGTCATAATGGAATAATTATTACCTATAACAAATATGATGATATTTATATTTCACCTGAAAAACAAGACAAATTTATTGCTACATTGCAAGCCTTAAACCCCAATATTACTATTAAGAATACGCCCTATGTTGAATAA